The Lycium barbarum isolate Lr01 chromosome 11, ASM1917538v2, whole genome shotgun sequence genome contains the following window.
GGATGGGAGAAGCGACAATCACCTTGCAAGACGTAGAGGTGTTGTAAGGCTTACCCGTGAATGGTGATCCAGTACTTGGGAATGAGTTGGCGAGGAGCACAGAGGATTGGAAAGACATTTGTCAAAGATTATTAGGTTTTAGTCCACTTCCTggagactttaaaaaaaatagccTCAAGGTATCGGCACTTAATCAACACATGCTACGTCATCCAAAATTACTTGACACGGCAACACAAGATATGGTCAATCAGAAGGCTAGATGttatatgttttggatgattGCTGGTATGATGATGGCGGATACATCTGGAAGTAATTTGAAGCTTATGTACTTACCTATGCTTGAGGACGTCAACACAATAGGATCTTACAGTTGGGGTACTGCGACTCTAGCATGCTTGTATCACTATCTTTGTAAGGCCTCACATGCTAAGCAACATGAGATAGCGGGATTCCTACCACTACTACAGGTATAcctaaaaatattaataaaagtaTTAACTGTATTTATAAACAAAACTTGTTCAATTCCTAAACATATAGTTCTCTTTCTTCTAATTAGATTTTTCTAACTTTCTTACATGGAATGTTCCTCCCAGAGTATACATATAgttctctttattttctttctagCTAAATGATAAgattttttatttcctttttgctataATGAAAAAAATGATGTTGATTGTTTTAGTTTACTACAACAGTTGCATTAAATGATGCTGAAATTAGTGTTTTTTCTTCAGGTTTGGGCATGGGAGAGAATTACTGTTCTCAGGCCCCAGATATTAGCACAAATGGATGCGAATACTGGTTTACCTAGGGGTCCACGCGCTACTAGATGGTTTGCACATTTTAGTTGGACCGACACTACCCAATATGTGTTGAAAGTTTTTAGGGATGCACTTGATTCCATGACGGAGGATCAGGTACAATGTTGTATTAGTTTTGTTTTAATTTTCATGTATATTGTAATTGTAAGGTCTCATTTGCTTTATTTGTTtcatttagtttatttgggaaccATATTCTGATGAATTAATTGAGAGCCTTCCCGATTATTGTCGTGTTGGACGAAATATATGGCGTGCTAGAGTCACAATATTTTGTTGGGATGTTGTCGAGGTTCACTTTCCTGATCGAGTTATGAGGCAATTTGGAACGATACAGGAGATACCACCAACTCCGTTTGCATTTGATCCCACACATTTCAACCACGATCGTCGGGGAAGGCCAAATACAAATTGGGAATTGGAGTATGCACAATGGTTGCCATTTTGGCACCAACAACTTCGATACGTTATTAATGCACCGGTCAATCATGAATCACTTCGGTACGATGACCCCTACCTTGTTTGGTTCAGACGCATTACTCGTCTTGTTATTGGTAATCCTACTTCGCGTCCTCAGCAGCAACAAGGTTATGTGCCTAATGCAACGGCTTATGAAGCAATGGTAAGTGGTGCATATTTATTTTGGTTCAACAGTACTACATGTTTCTTTTATATGCAATGTGAAAACTGTATCAGATAATCAGTTCTACACTAGTTGCAGCATATTAATAACTTCCTTTGTCTTTGTTGTTTCGGTTAAAAGATTCTACCAAATAACTGATCATGTATAAATTAATCTAGTAGTTGCAGCATACTATTTGATAGATGGTATATTATAACTTGTGATATACTAACCACCGCTTTCTCCTTTTTGAAACAATGATGCATGCTCTGCCCATAATTCTCAAGCAAATTTGTGTTAAAAAGATACTGTTTGGTTCCATGAAAATGCATTTGGGACAGAGTATTTGGGTAAGAAGAAATGTGTGAATATGTGGTGATGATACAAAGTGTGGTGTTATATAGGAGTAGTAGAGAGTATTTAtctgaaaaaaaaatggaaggggGAGGAGAACACTGAATTAGCAGGAATGGTTACAAATGGTGACAGATTTTGGCAGAGCAGAGGGAGAGAGTGTCACTGGctatttattttgtttgtttgtatCTCTACCCCGCCACCCCCTGCTTTAGTACTACAGTTGTTCAAGTGTACACCTGTACAGCAGGGGCATGTCATTACATTTTTACTATTTTCTCATCATTTACAATGCCCTGCATGCATGCTAAATTACCCATCCTAATATAGAATAGTACACTTATCTTCACAAAGTACACATAATGCGTGTAATCACTAATGAGCTCATACTAATAGCAAACCTTTTCTGGAGTTAAAAGTTAGGCATCTAAGAGTTATACTATACACTTACAACCTAGctacagactattatgtttagcAGTTTACGTAGTTAATAAGTTGTGTACTAGTAAAAGATTTATCAATTTAATTTTCAGGTTCTCAATCCACATTTATTGTATAAATTTAAATTCATATAGTTGGGTTTTTAGTAATCTAATTAAAAAGGTACTGTTTGGTTCCATGAAAATGCATTTTGGGACAGAGTATTACTGTACTATTCTAAAGATGCATGATTTTGATGTGGTTTCACACAGGTGCGCTATATTCATTCAGTGGTTGATAAAGCAAAATCACTCTGTGATCAGCCATTATTTGAGGAATTTTATATGTTTCGTGCAATGGTGCGGAGTGAAGGTGAAAAGTGCTTGACATATGTGCACGAGGCTGATAGAATTCATTTACAAGCTGATTATAAAAAAGATGGAGTACATGCTGACCATATACGTCCCTCTGTTCGTAGGCGAGGAAAAGGTGGTGTTGCTGGTAGGAGGGAACGTGCTATTAAGAGAGGTCAAGTGTCTATCGAAATGGATGAAATGCATCAGGAAGATGCCCAAGCAGTCCCGGAAGATGATCCAGCAACAACAAATTGTAATATTAGTTCCACTTCAAGAGGCGACACTCACGAATTCACTCAGGCATCAGCTATGACATATCAACCAACAAGTACTCAAATTGTGCCATACATGACGCCACAAACTCCACAATATTCAAGAGATCCAAGTCTTTCGTCTTTTGAGAATATATTTGTTGAGAATGGTCCTGTTTTTAACTCATCGCCTGTGCAAATGTCCATCGATATCCCTGAGGCCACTAATAGAGATGATGGGCAGGACTGCAATATTGAGATACAAGGTAATGAGTTGGATGATTCCAATGATGAAGTGGATGGTGAACCATCAATGAGGCAGAAGCGTAAAATTATTCGTAAGCGTTGTGCGACCGGGAGTCACTTTATGGATCAGCATGGTAGGATTAAAAAGCAGCGCGGTAGAGGTAAAAAGCAGCAAGGTAGAAGCAAAAATAAATGAATGCATCACTAATAGTTTGGCTTGTAAGTAAGATGAAGGCACATAATCTCGCTGATCTAGTTTAGTAGGAatgatctccttttttttttttttttttgctaactgTAAGTAAGATGAAGGCACAGTTGGTGTATTATTTTGTATTTTTTGTATTTGGTTTTTGCTAGCAAGTACTGGAAGTTTTAATTGGAAGTCATGTATTAGCTATGGTTTTTGCTATCAAGTCATCAACAGTTTAGTAGGAATGATTTTTTTTTGGCTCACTGCTGGTGTTGTTTTGAAGCTGGAAAAGAAACAGTTATGGTGTATTAGTCTTTTTTGCTTTTTGTATTCAGCTATGGTGTAAAGAAGTGAAATTTTATGAAAAGATTTCCATGAGGTATTTATATGTATTTCTTCACTTTATTCATACAGATGctgaacttcactttattcataCAGGTGCTGGTTTATTTCTACTGGTTATGCATTTAGTTAATTATACTTGTTGGATGTGCATGCTTAAGTATACATAGTAGAGAATTTAGGAAACACGTATTGATCACTCCTACATAAAATTTAGGAAATTGAGCATATTGATCATATAAAATaaagaagcaaaaaaaaataaaaaattaactgaTTACTAATGAACTAATATAATAACTTGACAAACTCGACTAACACTAAGTTTGACTACGAGTTGGACATTGACGCCTATCATGTCCAGTTTGCCTACACAACCCGCAAGCTCGCCCATATACTACAGGACCACGATCCATCTCATTAGGAATTCTAGTTGTCCTTGGTCGATTGGGACGACGATAGAGTTCATTACTTGTCATTCTTAAACTTGGATTAGCTTTTAACACCGTTAACCCGAGCTATTTTTCCGttagaatttttgaataaaataatgcctaatacgttactcaggaatacgtttatgctagttccgtaaaaaaaattaaaaacgtaTTACTTTGGTGAATTGGTTTAAAAAATAGCTTATTTTGGTCAAAGCTTCTAATATGATTTGTTCtgcaaagaaatattttttatgtAGATAAATCTCTAGAAATCAAGACCCATTTCCAAGCAATAGTGACTTGTTCTCAAAGATAAATCTATATTCATTATCAGCTGCACGATTGTTCATCTTCATTAAATCTCAAAAATAATGTTAAGATTTTTGTATAATTAAATCTCTAATTTATATCTCAATCAGATGATTTTAGAATATATGCACGAATTTAGAACTATTAAAATACAATAAAGTGTTGTCCAGATACTAGTTATTCTAAAAGTGGGAACCAAAAAATTTTAAAGTTAATTTACCAAAATGTCcatcaaatattgaacgacttttttTACCTTTCGAGCCAACATTATTTCAAAAACTTATTTGTAAAAAGATGTAAATGCACATTTTACAAttataacaaaaagaaaaagtttgatacaaataacaaaaaaaaaaaattgtaaaatggGAATTTGATTTATCCCTCATTTAATAACTTAATTATCTTTTCTTTCACCGTCGGGGTTAATAGAGACTAGTAGTATTTTTGCACTGTGTCTTCCTCTTCTCCTAATTAATATTcacaaaattttaattatttttatatttagttgTAAAGCTTTAGTTTCATCAGCCATCTTCTTATCATATCTTGAAGACTAAAAGACAATTGGTATTCTTGAATGTTATTAACTGCTATTGTTCTCATGGTATTAACTGCCTTCAAAAAATTGTCGAGACCGCAGTTGGCAATGAACCCAGATAGATACTCTctttgtttaaaaaataaatggtgttttaggctttttaatttgttttgaaataagtggtgttttaggaTTTTAAGAAGAAATTGAccttatttttccaaaattacccttatttaCATAATTAATAATCATTAAGTAGCTTTTTTAGGAAAGAGGTAAAATTGCATTAGGGATAAGTTAACAAAAACACTCCCACTTTTTTAGGAATGAGCAATTTCTTAAAGGTTGTGCATAAGCTAAAAACATCACTTATTataaaatggagggagtattaacaAGAATAAATAGCCTCTATTGATCTATGCACGCTCATGTCTCTCTAGCTAGAAGACCCAACTCTTAAAGGAACTTTGAATTACTATAGAAGTTGGTCTGTTGCTTAGCTATCACTCTTAAAGcattaagaaaaaattaaaatccGCATATGTTTCTTCTCAGGAATTTATTCCCTTTTAGATGCTTGTGTGTTGGGGTATGGACGTGAAATATTCCAGAGAAAACATTTACTGCTACTTGATAAAATCATTTGTCAATAGTCACTTTTAGTTGTTGAAATGTAATCATTTGTCAATAGTCACTTTAAGTTGCTGAAATGTATTCTTCAATGCAAATATTTTAATATGGTATTAGTGTGCAACACACGTTTGTCGAAACTAGTAAAATATAAACAAGGGAGACTAGGCCTTATCTTATCAAATTAGTATAAGTTGTATTTTTTGCTATCACTCGGAATACGTACCAGTAAACGTATTTTGATTAAGTTCGAGGTCTTGCATCTTGGTTAAGTTGCCAATCTCCCGCTGTAAGGATCCCTTGAGATTGTTCCCCCATAGATAAAGAAATTGCAGTGAGGAGATATTGTATATGGAGATCAGGACTGAGCCAGTAATTTGGTTTCCCTCCATGCTTAACATCACCAAATTAACAAGATTTCCAATTTCTTGTGGAATTATCCCTGCAATTCATGTGTAAtaaatttttttttgggaattAATTAGATACAATGCTACTAGAATTCATAAGATAAAACATACCAGTGAAATGGTTAGATCCGAGAGCCAACCCCTGCAGATTAGTTAATCTTccaattgttgacacccaattttgtccctcttttatttaatttactcgggtttctaaatttactgacgagctaaatacttcatttttcacaatattttattgccactactattaatatcactacttttatttttcaacattatgagcattactttatcagagattttaaacggttagtcatcgtttcgttttcgggtttggaatcgttaaattaattacaagacaacactttgtaaaatccttactttctatatactaattactatttatcttcacataataaatattgtactggttactaaattagaagcccgaaaataattaaaataacggaggaaggaccaatatttttcagccaaattatcaGCCCATACTCCTATTAATTCAACCAACccacattatttccctaccccaaaacaaataatcagcccacatttaTCCCCTATCCAACAGACCAGCCCACATCCTAAACTACCCGGTCCGGCCCAACcatttacccgacccggtccaatttTTTCCTAAACCTAAACAACCCTTCAGCAGCCGCCCCTGCCCtgattttttttccctttccctTCATCTCTTTCGCcctctttttctccctttctctTCACCCGCCGCCTTCCCTTTCCCTTCCTTTCTCTCCCAATTCGCCTCCTCATGCTCTCTCCCACTCGCCTCTGCTCCCCACGTTCTCTGCCTTCCACTTCCTCTTGTCCCCCACACCTGTCTCCTTGTTCCCCACACCGCTCCTCacctcatacgctcctctctctcatacgctcctccctCTCTTTTCTTAAACCAAACGAAGCCCTATAAATCTGTGGCGAATTGAATCTTGAAAGGGGGGCTCAACATGTTCATATCATTTTTTTACTACTCTAAATCTGGACTTTGTTCGAATTCTGTTCTGTTTCAGTTCTTTGGCAGCCACTTTAACCATTCCTAATTATTTTACATTTGTTCAATCACTATACTTGGGAACACCCATTTGAAAATTAAGTCGTTTTACTCTTTCGGCTTGTTACTTTAAGATCGAGTGTAGATCGGAGACCCGACGCCCCATTTCACTGCACCACCAACAGGTAAAATTTGATGCCATTTCGACTCATCGTTCTGTTAAaattgtgttagtatgaaaaaatCATGTTTAATATCTTTCTGTTGCCATTTGTGATTCGAAATTTGTTTGCATTTCTTTTCGCGTAGTAGCTGTAGTTGACGAATGATAAGTAGACATTAAGGTTCGCGTTTTAGTTTTTACCATTTGTTAATATTTAGATATATTTTATGAAGGCTTTAATAAACCAGATTATGTCTAGCTCTGTTTTGTCGAGTTTCTGAATGTGAAGTTCTTCTCCCAGTTTTCATTCCAGTTTGTATGAGTCTAGTCTAGTTAACCTTAGTTTGAAATGATAATTAATTCTGTCTTCCGTTTGAGTTATGGCAAAATGAAATAAATAATAGTTGAAACATGATTGCTATTTTGTTTTAGTTTGGTTAATTCAGAATCTGGTTTCTCATTATGTTTGAACCATGTTGTCGGAGTATTACAAGGAAATTCTGCTTATGGGATTTGTATTCTCGAATGCTGTAGAATCATATTTATTTGTTTAAATTTAAGGCCATCTTTTCAGGCTGTATATCGTCTAAAGTATGAGTGTTCGACAAATGTTTGGGAGTGTTCATATGCTTTGTGTCGTCTAATACTCTACTCCCTTTTATATtttctgtatttttttttctcactTTCCTCTATGTGCTCTTGGGCTCTGCTTGCTGGACTTTGTTTTATCATGGCCATTTTATTAGTAGATTAGTTCAGTCCCGTGCATAgtatttaggcttttgtttagtTTAGTGATCATGCCTTAGTATAAAGTAATGCTAGCCCTGGAGTATCTGTATGCTTATGTTGGATGACTATGTTGATGGTGTCTATTTTCAATCGATACTTTCATGTGTTCATGTTGTCTAGTTAACATAGCTGGTGTCCATATAACTTGTGTCATGTTACTGCTGTCTACCTCTATGTTGTACAATTATGTAGCTAAACAGAATCAGTATGGACATGAGTGTTAGTTTAAATCTAAAACTTGATTATCGTATAAGTTATTCAGGTTAACATTGTCTAGTTTAAAGTTGGAAAACCTGTAGAACTCTTTGATTTAAACTCGATCAGTGGTTCAGTTGAGTTAGAGGGGTGTCTCTATGAATTTACTTCAATTGTTCCTGAAGCAGTTTGCTAGACATACCCATGGTAATCTAGAATCCCACAATGTTGATTTGGTTAAGGCTAGTTCACGGGTTGCCCTTTAAAAGTTAAACTTATGCTGTGTAATGCCTCCGCTGTAAGCTTAGTCATCACTTATGTGCTACTGCCCATTATCCGGACATATGTTTGAACATGCTATAAGCTTAAATGGCCTAACCCGAGGAGTGTGCCTGGTTAATCGTGAGGTTTGGTCTTGTTTTAGTTGCTTTGCTATTTCGAACAATTGACAGATTAAACAGGTGTCTACTTGAATGCTGTCTAAAAATGGATGAAATCTAGCCCAAAGAATGATGTTTTGCATTAATGAGTATGCTACTAAAACCTGCCTGCAACTTTGTTTACAGGGGTTATTctcttaaaaaaataaattctgTTGTATTTGTTTTAACTGAGGTTGTTTATGCTATGTGTAACGGAGCTTGTTTGATTAGGTGTTGCACAATCCTGAAcctgttcattttttttttatttgtgatTTAGTATGTGTTTGATTAAGTAAGTCAACCGTCCCTTCTTCTTCCATTGTAGTTTCCGATACATTTATGATTCTGTGGCTTGCCCTTAGTTTCTTTCGAATGTCGTTTATTTTGCATTGTGAAGAAAAGAGATACATGATATGTTATTCCAGATCTTTGGTGTTGTGAGTAAGAGTGGACATTTCATGATTGCTACTTCATTAGAAATTCTTCTTCAATTACTGTCCACAGGGAATGATGTTCATCCATGTCTTGATTTATTCTACCCATTTTTCTAGTTCTGTCATCAGTATAGAGTTtagttttaatcttgtttgaaATTAAATAATTAGCTTACTCTGCATATGTTAGATAGTTTATGGATTCATGCTGAAGATTCTTATCTTGCTTTAGTTACGTAGGACTTAGGTTGTTTGTGGCTTTTTTTTGTGTCTATTTTCTGCTTAAGTTGCAATGGAATTATAAAGCACGTGTGTACCTGACTTTTGGTTTTCTGCCCCGAAACGCTAATTAAGAAGCACGATTTAGTTCTCTGGTTTCTTTCCCTCTCTTTTGTTCTCCTGTGGTCATTATGTTTCTGCTAAGATTTGGATTAGTTTGTTAATAAACAATGTCTCCAAGTTTCTAACTCGTAGTGAGTATATTTTAGCCTTAAAATTTATAGTCGATGTGTTATCCAGAATCATTTGTAACAACTTTCACCTTTAGTCCTATCTCCATACCTActaatgacttggtccctttactaattccttcattttcttttctttgttttgcatgaacaccggagccgaagagtttcgcTTCGAGACTCAACGATACCGCTTACGAGAGTTGTGAAGAATTTATTTTGAGGATTAACGTCGAAATGTCATATGCTCTTATGTTTTCTCGCCCTCTCTTTCAAATCATCCGGGCAGTAGCGCAAAAGAGAGTAGCAAAAGTTGCTGCATCACTTTATCCTTTGCATCTTAATTTATTCTCTTACCTGGTTTATCTCTTTGATATTTTAGTTAGCATTCCCGAATATGGTGTTTAGTAAAGATAAACCAGTTATTTAATAGGTGTTCGTCTCTAGTTAATGATTTAAGATCCGTAATTAGCCATGTAGAGTCTTTGTTTTATGACATCTATTTTAGGAGCTATCTCAGCAATCTCTCACTTCTTATTAGTTTTCTTTAGGATAAAGAATGCTTATAATTCATGCCACTGTAGATAGTGTCTTAATTTCCAGCCAAGAATCGTTAATATTTTCCTTCAAAGATTACAAGAATAATTGACGAATCCGTCCTTctgtttaaaataaaaaataaaaaattgtggcTTAGCTTGTTTTAAACACTAGCCGTTTCTTCATACGAAAATGTATTTGAATTCTTTAATTCACCCAAATCTGAAACTTTTCCACTTTTCAACCCATCAATAGAAGTTTTTTTTTAGTATCAGttactttaattaatttaaacaGTATAAATTAACACTTCTCTTCTAGTTTATTTTAGGCAATCATTTTCTCTCGATACTTTGATTTTAAGCATCTTTACACTCATACTCAGCCTTTTGAACTAATTctacaagttttatttaaaatagcacgtttatatttctattataaccttagcaatacttataaaaaatattttcttaaaatattataacatattacatctacattcttagcctaattaaatttgagtccggtcggttaaccattattaatggaatttagaggatgcctaataccttccctctagattagttgaactcttacctagaatcttaagtttcgcagacttttaaaacagagttaacttagaaaataactttaataaattttaggtttcctaattcaccataaataattaggtggcgactccttaacataacacaaacaaaaaacaggaatctccaatacgtcatacttctaattttaacctccgggtaaaaatggggtgtgacagcttggcgactccgctgaggattacttaggttctaaccataacggacttagtttaaataggctttgcgTGCTTATTtgaaattactttatcatttgttaactgtttttacatgctattaattgtttgcttgatataaactgtttgtttgatataaactgtttatgtgttactgctttgataaaactatcattccgttcatatttcctccacttctagaaaactcacacatattcacacacttaaaacggtttcgcggttcgcgcccgttcactatcaaattaccttttagttggatcgatcttgtggatttagtcgatcggcggtgcagtcgacggccacagactttccactcccaagttgtccgcttgggggaaccttgtgtcataggaaaacaactcttagtcagcctaagatagagctataccaacacctttattaggagcatacttttcatgacctaggaggtttaatacccttggtgtattaagcccattagatgactttacccaaacgtccaagcgggttcacgaccccaagtgacaataatcatactttatatgcacgtttgaaggataactgtgcctaaatattgactatttgctctaattaattaaactttaggagggagggaatgactaacgtttctatgacaggtatggatttacattggagtacaatgaatgacgaagatcaatgacatcacaaaacaGAGCTtaaatttagacataggaaattgtatttactttacttagattaggaaacactttatgttgtactcatttgacatgtaataaatattacactacttttgtactttattttggggaaatagaatttgtttaatcaatcaaagcaatgggatgacgtattatgacacactttacccttcaaacaaacgttaggcctacctttggcacaaagaggtcacatgcatattaggacgcgttattttttttttttatataatcgtttacatttgtttgacaatttgtttgactttatttgacaaattatttgctacatgacttacttgactctatgtgatcatgactttacctacttGACTCTATGTTATGGGACTGACATCATTTTGCATTTTTATGTTCTTATATCCccaaaaagagttgattcgtgtcgaCACCAAGACACTGACCATCCGGGATGCCAAACcaggagagactttgaagaattggattcttactctaggagtcttggtagtttgaacatatagaaaacttttgaaataacacgattttaaaattgaggtttgaatcatgctcaagacttttgttgctttgcctcatcttttgaaacttaattgcaaaatctataaatgcatttctgattttccttaatcatctattgcTATTtgtactttatttatcaaatctgccaactctaggATTATGACATGAGATGAAGACAACATACATCCTGAGAGagtagccaaaaaaaaaaaaaaactaggggacaagacaagattccattcgaaagaaattgaaatagccgataggtgatgacataagcctgaaagctagcaagtCAAGAAGACATTGAAAGACAATATTAGGTTAGACAGCCTAGTTTGCAACCCTTCCTTTAACAACAGtgcgaactacgctgacctgattcccatgggggatacgtaggcagcccacatagggttcggttgctttacaacaaaaaattcaaaaatttctTATGTACCctacgaactacgcttgacctgattcctcgggggatacgtaggcagcccacatagggactcggtcatactaggttagagtTTTTCCCATTTTtgcatgcgtacgaactacgttctgacctgattcccgaggtGGGATACGCAGGCAGCCCACACAGtgttcggttgcgctataacagaaaatccaaagtccttacacaaagaaaaccacacagggcttgattccctcggcgggattcgtagactattaaCATACAGATCTGTCACACGTAGATAAAATCCAAAAaaaccttttaccatttatataacagaactacgctgacctgattcccttggtgggatacgtaggcaatccacatcgggttcggtccctttattagaaaacttcagaccattttatgt
Protein-coding sequences here:
- the LOC132618199 gene encoding serine/threonine-protein phosphatase 7 long form homolog, producing the protein MLRHPKLLDTATQDMVNQKARCYMFWMIAGMMMADTSGSNLKLMYLPMLEDVNTIGSYSWGTATLACLYHYLCKASHAKQHEIAGFLPLLQVWAWERITVLRPQILAQMDANTGLPRGPRATRWFAHFSWTDTTQYVLKVFRDALDSMTEDQFIWEPYSDELIESLPDYCRVGRNIWRARVTIFCWDVVEVHFPDRVMRQFGTIQEIPPTPFAFDPTHFNHDRRGRPNTNWELEYAQWLPFWHQQLRYVINAPVNHESLRYDDPYLVWFRRITRLVIGNPTSRPQQQQGYVPNATAYEAMVSGAYLFWFNSTTCFFYMQCENCIR